From the genome of Fundidesulfovibrio terrae:
CCATGGGATAGTCGGCCGGAAGAGCCGACACGGCCAGGATCAGTTCCCGGGCAAGCGGCGTCACCTCGAGCACCCGGCATGGGGCCTCGGCCACCCAGGGAGCGGCGTCGGAGTCGATGTAGAGCGAGCGCATGAGGGCCGGACCAGAGGAGACCACGGCGTGTTCGGTGTCGGGAGGGACCCACACCGCCCGCTGCGGCGGAACGATGTGGCTGCCCTGGGAGGTGCGCACCTCCAGAATGCCGCTGGAAGCATAGGTGAACTGTGCCCAGCTGTGGGCGTGAGGCTTGGTCCAGGATCCGGCAGCCAGGGATTCCGACCTGGAATGCACCGGCCGGGGGAGTTTGCGTAGTTGTGGTATCTCCCTGGGAGGGAGATTTTGTCCGTTTTGAGACATATATTGTGTTTCTATCGCTATGCCACATTGCCGGTCAATGGTTATCTGCAGAGCGGCAAGCTCGCGCCGAAACCCAAGGGAGTGACGCATGATCGCAAAGGCATTGAAACGGATGTCCAAGGACTGGTTCCTCGCCGGAATGATCTCGGCGGTGATACTGGCGACGCTTTTCCCCCAGGTCGGAATGACCGGCGGGACCATCCACGCGGACCAGCTGGCCGATTGGGGCATCTTCTCGGTGTTTCTGCTGCACGGACTGGGCTTAAGCACCGAGCGCATGTGGGCAGGCATGTCCCGCTGGAAGCTGCACCTGTCCGTGCAGCTCATGACCTTCGTGATGTTTCCCCTGCTGTGGCTCGGCATCAACGCCCTGTTCGGCAAGATGCTGGCTCCCGCGCTGCTTCTCGGGTTCTTTTACCTGTGCGCCCTGCCGTCCACCATCTCCTCTTCGGTGGCCATGACCGGCATCGCCAAGGGCAACGTGCCCGGGGCCATCTTCAACGCCACCCTGTCGAGCCTTCTTGGCGTCTTCCTCACCCCCCTGCTTGTCAGCTTCGTCACCGGAAGCGGCGTCGAGGGAGGCATCTCCCTGGGCCAGGCCATCATGAAGATTTCCATGCTGCTGCTCCTGCCCTTCCTCATCGGCCAGGCCCTGCGGCCCATGATCGGCACCTGGTTCGACAAACACAAGAAGACCATCAACCCCTTCGACAAGTGCGTCATCCTCATGCTGGTCTACAGCTCGTTCTGCGACTCGGTGAAGTCCGGCCTGTGGACCGACTACGGCATGGGGACCCTGGGGGCGGCCCTGCTGGGAGCGGGCGTGATCCTCACAGTGGTGCTCTTCTGCACCACCCGCATCGCCATCTGGATGGGCTTCGACATGGAGGACCGCATCACGGCCGTGATGTGCGGTTCCAAGAAGACCCTGGCCTCCGGCGTGCCCATGGCCAAGATGCTCTTCGGAGCCCATCCTGGACTTGGGCTCATCGTGCTGCCCATCATGTTCTACCACCAACTGCAGCTCTTCGCCTGCTCCATCCTGGCTGAACGCTACGCCCGCAGGCCTCGGCCCGAGACTGTCGCGTGATCTCCACCTTGGAAATTCTTCCTGAAAAAACGGGGCCGTCTAAGTGGACGGCCCCGTTTTTCTTGAAACAGCTGGTGCGCTTCTAGAAACTGAATACCTTGGCCTCCACCGCCATGTCGATGAGTACGGCGGCCGTGCTGATCTCGAATCCGGCCGGCAGGTCGTCTTCGCCGATGAGCCGGGCTTCCGCGCACGGCTTGCACACCAGGAACTTCACGTTCTTGGACCGGAGCTCGTTTATCTGGTCGATGAGGGCGTCTCCCGTAGGGATGCGCACCTTTTCGGCCATGCCCAGGTTCACCCAGTAGACGGCCTCGTCCAGCAAAAACACCGTCACATCGTGGCCCTTGTTGGCCGCGACCTTGGCCAGAAACAGGGCGCGTACGCTGCGGGTGGTGTCTTCCGGGCCGCGAGAGAGCACAAAGAGGAACTTGGTCATGGGAGCCTCCGGGAATTTTCCGGAATCATATCGCTGCTCTGCCCCAGGTGGTCAAGAGGGGGGTTCCCCGCTTTTGGGCGCGAAAAAGGGCGGCTCAGCCATGACCAAGCCACCCCTTCAAGACGTGTGCGTCCGCCCTACTTCGACCAGACCAGATCGGGATTCAGGGAGTAGGTCCAGGGCAGGCCGTAGTTCTTCCAGCCGTTCTTCATGCGCTTGCCGTTGTAGACGCTCTCGGGGTCGGTGACGGCGTCGCCCTCGAAGCTGTCCACCACGCTGTAGACATTGGTGAAACCAGCCTGGGCCAGCTTGTTCACCGCCGGAGCCGTGCGTTCTCCGTTACGGCACATAACCAGGATGGTGTCGTTCTTGCCGAGACGCATGGAGACCTGAGACGTGAAGTCGGGGTTGTCGTCCATTCCGTAACGCTTCGTCTCGGCATTGAACTTGGCGTTGAAGAGAGACACGGGGATATTCAGGGCCATTTCGGCATGCCCCACGAAGCTGTATTCCTCCGGGGTGCGCACATCCAGGATGGTCACTTCCTTGGGTTTGGCGCGCCACATCAGGTATGCCTCCATGGCGGTGCAATACTTGCCGAGGGTGGTCAGCTTGGCGGGATTCGACGGCGCCTGGCCGGTCTGGGCCAGGGCCACGGCGGCCCACAAAGCGGTGACGGTCAATACGAGGGCCAGAATCTTGCTCATGTGCCTCATTGTCGATCCTTGCGTGTGTGGTTGGAGGTGAATCGATTTACCGCAGGCATGATACCCCGCTCGGACAGTCATAACAACCGGGAACAAATCGGACCTGCGCATGGACGATTCATTCCCCGGGGCGAGCAACCCGGAGAAGACACAAAAAAGCGCCCAGGCCGATCCGGCCCGGGCGCTGGCGCGTCAACGTTCATCATCCTGGCGTCAATCACTGGCCAGCGGCGTGTAGTACCGGAAGAGCCCCTTGGGAGCCCAGAAGGACGCCTGGGGATCCAGGTACAGGCGCAGGCCGAGTCCGCCGTAGGCTTCGCGGAAATCAGCCGCGTTGTTCACGCCGCCGAAGACGCCAGCCGCGAGATAAGGCGTCAGGAGCTTGAGCGCCTCGCCCTTGGCCGAATAGGAGAACTTCGTGTCGCTCTTGCCGGAATAGCTGCCGCCGATCTCGGCGATCTGGCCGGACGTCGGCGCGAACACGGACGCCCCCGTGACCGGATACTTGGACGCCCCGGCGGTGCGCTCGTACATGTAGCCCACGGAGCCTTCCAGGTCGAACCAGTAGTCGCGGTATTGCGGCGAGCGCAGGCGCACGAACGGCCCGGCTATGAACAGCAGGTCGGGACTGTAGTAGCCGCCGTTGCCGAAGGTGTAGAAGTTCAGGTTGCGGGCGTAGTGCTTGATGGTCCCGAACGCGCCCAAGGCCAGCTGGTTGTCCAATATGTCGAAGGTCCTGCCGGCGGAGAGGTTGCCCTTGACCCCGGCGTTGTCCGCCACGTTGTGTCCCCAGATGTATTCGGCCCCGCCGCCCGCGCTCACGAACCACTTCTCCGCCGGGGTGAAAACGTACGCACCCTGCCCGCCGCTTCGCAGCACGCGCCCCCAGGTTTTGGACCCGTAGGGGTCGCGCTGGCCCACCCAGGAGAGGATGGACTCGGTGACGGGCTTCTGGTGCAGCTGCACCTCCCATTCGGGAGCCGAGGCGTTGGCGGTGAAGGTGGGCATCACGGCGATGGGGCCGCCGAGGGGGGTGGTCCCGCCTTGGAAGCGCAGTTTGTATGGCCCCTCCACATCCAGGGAGAGGCTTGGGGTATAGACGGTCAAGTCGGTGATGAGCGAATTGCGCGGGGGGACGCCGGACGCCTGGGCATAGTAGGACCCGGCGTATGGGATGGCGGGCGCGTTGCCGCTGGAAAGGAAGGTCGGGGTGAAGGCGCCCGTGAGCCGCCAGCCGTCCCGCCCGGCCAGGGAGTAACTTGCCGGGGCGCTCCATTCGGTGAGCCGGGAGAACCCGCTGTCGCCGGTCTTGGAGCGCACGAACCCCACGGCGTCCGCCATCTGGGTGGCCGCGTTGGCCGTGGCCGGGTCCTTGTTGTCCGAGGCGGAGGCAGCCAGGATGGGAGCGTTCTGGTCCTTGTAGAACCCCGCTGCTGCGGCCTTGCCCTCGGGGTTCGCATCCGCGGCCAGCTGCGCGGCCGTGCTGAAAGCCTTCACCCGCTGCCCGCTCCTGGAAAGGGCCAGAAGCATGGGCGAGAGGTAGCGCTTGTCACCCGTTGCGGCGTAGCGTTCCTGGAACACGGCGTAGGCCTGGGTGAAATCGCCCTTGCCGAAGGCGGTCCAGCCCTCAACCTCGCGGACCTCCGCCCCTTCCGGCCAGACGCCTGCCGCCTTTTTCGCCATGGCCGTGGCCAAGGGGTAGTCCTTGGCCTCCACGGCCGCGAAAGCCTTCTTGACGTAGACCTGATAGGCCAAATCCTTCATGGCCGGGTCTCCGGACTGCGCCGAGGCCACGGCCAAGGCCTCGTCCAGGCGGCCCAGGTGGTACAGGCAGTAGCCGAGCCCGGCCAGGACGTCCTGGCGGCTGGGATATTGGTCTTTCAGCGCGCGGAATGCGTCGTAAGCCTTGGCTGGCTCGCCCTTGTCCAGGGCGTCCCAAGCCAGGGCCGCTCGGGCGTCGGGGTCGCCAGGGCTCGCCTTGAGGATGTCCCCGGCCAGTTCGAGCCGCCGGGACTTGATTATTCCGGGCTGCCCCATCTCCTTCTTGTCCAGGACCACGGCCAGCTCCCGCAGGGACTGCAGCTGCTTTTCCGTGAGGCCCTTCGCCGTCTCCTGATAGCGGTGCAGATGCTCGCGGGCGATGTCCGGCGGGGTGATGGCGGCCAATTCGTAGAACGCGCCCAGGCGGATGCCGAAGTCCAGGCGCGGGCAGGACAGCAGTTTCGTGAGCACGGGCCGGGCCTGGGCCGACTGCCCCTGGCCGGAGAGCCCTTGGGCGATCTTGAGAAAAACGTCCGCGTCTGAGCACGAGCCCAGCGCCCCGGCGTACCGGGCCAGCATGGCCTGGAGCTTCGCGGCCGGGGGATTGGCCCCGGCCAGGGTGAATGCCTGGCGTACGCCCGCCTCGGCGGCGGGAGCCTGAGCCGTCTGAGTCGGTGAGGGCGCGGCCTCCTCGGGCTTGACCTCGGCCCACTGGCCACGCTGTGACTCGGGGAGCATGGCCGCGTAGCGTTTGAGCGCCTCACGGTCGCCCTGGGCCTTGAGCACGGTCAGAAGCGCCGGGAGCGTCTCCTGGAGGTTGTAGCCCGCGTCCACGGCCGCTTGGAAATTCTCCCGCGCCTGGGGGAGCTTGCCCAGGCGCACGCTCGTGTACCCCAGGCCCAGGCGGGCTCGCAGAGCTGTTTCGCCGCGCGCCGTGGCCAGGGCCTTGGCGAAGGCGTCCTCTGCCAGGAGCCAGTCCCCGGCCTTGAACCGCTCCCACCCCGCCGCGACGAGTTGATCGGCAGGGATGGCCACGCCATCGGCGTCACCGGAACCGGCCCGGCGGCCCGGCTGGGCTGACCGTTCCACCGACGACGGCTCCTGCGGGGTGGTCCTGACGCCGGGGGATTCCGATTCACGGACCACCGACGGTCCCTGCCCCTGCCTTTCCACCACGGGGGCCGCCGTCTGCGCGGAGGCGACGCCGCACAGGCCCGTGAGGAGCGCCGCGTAAATGATCGCGCGGTACCGTTTCATTGCAATCCTCGCGTCTTGGACATCAAAAACAGGACGTGGGAGTAATAGTCTTCCTTCTCGTTGGCGAGCTTGGCCTCGGCCTTTTCCCACAACGCGGCGGCTCCCGGGCCATCGCCCAGGGTTTCGGCGGCCCGGGCCAGCACGGCGTAGAAGCCCGCCGGGGCCTCGCCCTCGTCGTCCGCGCCGGGGGTGAGCCCGAAGCGCGCGGGAAGCGATCCGGACTTTTTGAAAAGCCCGATCACGTCCGTGAAACCGGCCAGGGAGGCGCGGTCCAGGTCCCAGGAGAGATAGAGCGGCACCCGGATGGCGTCGTAGGAGAAATAGCGGCCTTTATCCCCCCAGGGCGTCAGCGAGCCGCCCGAGAAGGCCATCCAGTCGGGCGGCAGCTTGAGCGGACCGGCCAGGGATTTCCCCACAAGCTCCCGGCAGGAGGCGTGAAGCCTGCGCCAGAAGGCCGTGTCGCCCGCGCGCGCCAGATCGTGAAACGCGGGGAAGACGAAATACGAAGGATTGAAGGCTATCTCGCCGGGTTTTACGAACCCTTCCCGGCCGGGCAGCAGGATCAGGCGCCCGCCCGCCTCGACGGTCAGCTTCGCCTGGATGGCCCCGGTCATGGCCCGGGCCGCGTCGATGTAGTCCTTGTTCTTCCAGCGTTCGCCGGCGCGAAGGAGCGTCCAGGCCAGGAAGATGTCGGCGTCGGAGGCGTCGTTGGCGTCAAGCACGCCCCAGGAACCGTCGTCGCGCCTGCCCCAGGCCCAGGCGGCGAGACCGTCCCGTCCGACCGTGACCAGGTTGTTGCGCGTCCAGGTCCACACCGTGTCAAAAAGGGCCTGCTCGCCGAAAGCCAGGGCCAGATACATGGTGAAGCCTTGTCCCTCGGAATGGCTCATCTGCTTGTTGACGAAGTCGATGACCCGGCCGTCCTGCTGGATGAACTTGGATTTGTAGGAGTCCCACTCGCGGGGAACCTGCGCATGGGCCATGGAAGGGGAACAAAACAGCAAAACAGACAGGGCGCAGACGCACCCCAGGCGCGGCGCGGTTGAAACGTCCCACTTCCAGGGAACAAGATGCCGAAGGAAACTCTGTTGCAATCGCATACCTCACCATTCACGCACGGCAAACATATCCATCCACACCGACGGACTGTTTCTGCCACGACAACAATATTTTTTCAAACACCAAGTCAAGTCGTCCCCATGTAATTTCGACTCTTGCGCGAAACAATTTTCACCCCATGCATCACCCTTTTGAAGGGAAATCCTCTCGCAATCGAAATTCCTCACAGATGAGACAAGGCGCTCCCGGAAGCTACACCACACAACATTTCAGATTTGTCATCCGCATCCACAGGAGACGTCATGACGCACATGAGCGACGCCAGGCTGAAATGAGTCCGGGAATTTCTCGCAAATGTAATGCAACCGGGACCAAGAACGGCTAAGGTTGCGGCAAATATCCGTTCAGGAGGAAATCATGGGAGAGAAGACCGTACTCATGGATGTGAAGGAGACCATGCTGCGCTACGACGCCGCCGTCATGCTCCGGAACCTGGCCGACGACCTGGCGCAGGGCAAGATCGCCACCTCCGGCGGCGACGTGGAGATCGGGGGCACCCTGAAGGTCGAATGCAAGGGCAAGCGCAAGCCCAAGGCCGAAGGCGCCAAGGCTTCCATCAAGATCGAGCTTTCCTGGCACGCCCCCGACGCCTGAAACGTGCAAGGCCCCTCTTGTCCGGACGCCCCGGCCGGGAGGGGCCGCGAGGGCCCTACCCCATTTGGCCTTGATCCGGGCTCGAGCCCCCGGGCACGGCGACAAGCCGGGCGTATACCTTGGCGTAGTCGGCGGCCATGCGCTCGGCCGTAAAATGCCTGAGCGCCCGCTGTCTCCCGTTCTCGCCCATGGCCCGGGCCAGCGAGTGGTCCGTGAGCAGCGCCGAAGCCGCCGAGACCAGCCCGTCCTCGTCCATGGGGAAAGCCAGCCGGCCCGTCACTGCGTCCAGCACCTGCTCGACGATCCCGCCCACCGCGTAGGACGCCACCGGCAGCCCGTGGGCCATGGCTTCCAGCACGATGAGCGGATGGTTGTCCGCCAGGCTCGGATAGACCAGAACGTCGCTGGCGCACAGAACAACCGACAGCATCTCGCCCTCGAGATACGGCAGGAACAGCATGCCACCGTGCCGCTCTGCCGCCTCCCCGCCAGCCACCACGCCCAGCGCCCCCGGCACCAACGCCGCGATGCGGGCAAACAGCGCCTCATAGCGCCCGCCGCCCTTATACCCGGCGCGCGTGCCCCCGTGGGCCAGGAACAGCGCCACCCGGGCTTCGGGCGCGATGCCGAGCTTCGCCCGGGCGGAGGCCTTCTCCATGAGCTCCGGCGGCACGACCACGCCGTTGGGGACCACCTTCACCGCGAGGTCCGGCCACTCCCGCCTCAAGAGGCCCGCCAGCCACGACGACGGAGAGACCATGGCGGGCCGCACGTCCCGGACCAGGGCGTGGCGCTCGGCGCGGGTGCGCTTTGTGTCGGGATAATCGCGCGGGCACGGGTCCGGACAGCCGAGTTCGTGCTTGGGGCAGGATGCCGGATAGACGCAGCCGCCCGTGATGAGCGCGCAATCGTGCGCCGTGACCACGAGCGGCCTGGGAACGGACAGAAAACCCGAGAGCAGGCCGCCCCAGTCCTTGGTGGCGTGGACGTGGACGATGCGGCCGGCGGGAGCGCATCCGGCCAACCTGTCCGGCGGGCAGAGGAAGGATTCCAGTCCTCCGGGCTCGGCTCCTCCGGGTTCGGCCGCTTCGAAACTCAGGCTGACCGAGCGCTCGCTCGCCTGCATGCGCGCGAGCGTCCTGGCCACTCCAGCCGCGCCGCCCCTGCGTTCAAGGAGCACGTGGTGGTGCACGCCGGGCGGGTCAGGCATGGGTTCTCTCCAGCAAATCGTGCTTCAAGCACCAGAGCACCAGGGCCTGGGCTTTTTCCGCATTCATGCCCGGTTGGGCCGCCATGAGCTTTTCCGTAAGTTCCGCCGCCGCCACGGGCTTTCGCGCGAAGACCAGGACTGCGCGCATGGCCTGCTCGTCCACCACCGCCTCCAGCCCTTCGTAGACCAAGGGGAAATCCTGCCCCCGGTACACGGCGTTGCCCAGCCTGCTGGCCGTGAGAGTAACGGCCGAACCGACCACTTCGGCGGGAAATCCCGCGAACACCCGGGCGTAGACGACAGCCGAGGGATGGCGCGTGCCAGGGCTCTCCGGCACTTCGCGGGTCCAGAGTTTTTCCCACAGATCGGCGTATCGTCCGGCGACGGCCCGCCAGGAGTATCCCGAGGCGTTGCGCACTCCGGCACGTCCCATCTCGCGGCGAAGCCCCGGGCTTTCGGCCAGGCGGCGTATGGCCCCGGCCATGGCGGGCACATCCACAGCCATCCGCTGTGCGAGCAGCAGGTGGGTGTGGTTGTCGAAACACATGGGCGCCAGGAGGTCGACCCCCTCCGTGGCTGACGGCCCCATCGTGGGAACCAGCAGTCCGCTTTCCTCCGGCAGGACCAGGTCGCGGTAGCCGTCGAAATCCGAAGCGATTACCGGCAGACCGCTGGCCTGGGCCTCAAGCAGGGTCAGGCCGAATGTCTCCTGGAGGTTGTCCGAGGGGGAGAGGAACACGTCCGCCGCTGCGTAGAACGCCCGTCGTTGCTCGTCAGTTGGGCGCTCGGCCACGGTCAGGGGCAGGCCGATGTTGCGGGCCAGGTCTTCCAGGACGCCCCGCCCCCAGTCGCTCTCGTCGGTCCATCCGGCCAGCACGAGCCTCGCGCCTTCCAGGCGGAACCCGCCAAGCGACAGGCGGTGGAAAGCCCGCAAGATGGGCAGGAAATCCATCTTGGAGGTGTGGCACAGCCTGGCCAGGACCAGGAAGACCACCTC
Proteins encoded in this window:
- a CDS encoding rhodanese-like domain-containing protein, with amino-acid sequence MSKILALVLTVTALWAAVALAQTGQAPSNPAKLTTLGKYCTAMEAYLMWRAKPKEVTILDVRTPEEYSFVGHAEMALNIPVSLFNAKFNAETKRYGMDDNPDFTSQVSMRLGKNDTILVMCRNGERTAPAVNKLAQAGFTNVYSVVDSFEGDAVTDPESVYNGKRMKNGWKNYGLPWTYSLNPDLVWSK
- a CDS encoding bile acid:sodium symporter family protein, with the protein product MIAKALKRMSKDWFLAGMISAVILATLFPQVGMTGGTIHADQLADWGIFSVFLLHGLGLSTERMWAGMSRWKLHLSVQLMTFVMFPLLWLGINALFGKMLAPALLLGFFYLCALPSTISSSVAMTGIAKGNVPGAIFNATLSSLLGVFLTPLLVSFVTGSGVEGGISLGQAIMKISMLLLLPFLIGQALRPMIGTWFDKHKKTINPFDKCVILMLVYSSFCDSVKSGLWTDYGMGTLGAALLGAGVILTVVLFCTTRIAIWMGFDMEDRITAVMCGSKKTLASGVPMAKMLFGAHPGLGLIVLPIMFYHQLQLFACSILAERYARRPRPETVA
- a CDS encoding glycosyltransferase family 4 protein, which produces MKTMIAKRIWATLDPFVEQGPILGRTQANAGFLRGLLDLDPYDAYRFYPASAGACAQLSGALSERWPDLWGQGRIEVIERRQLPGQLRATPHHVFHLSDCIMHPGYLAAVRNACSGQIFPITSVTHSLSYARYGQDFLKHLSPCTTPRDAVVATSRAAVGVVREFYRFLREGYGLDPAVHREPAVEHVPLGVDLDEFQAQDEIRRARCRRSLGFGGEVVFLVLARLCHTSKMDFLPILRAFHRLSLGGFRLEGARLVLAGWTDESDWGRGVLEDLARNIGLPLTVAERPTDEQRRAFYAAADVFLSPSDNLQETFGLTLLEAQASGLPVIASDFDGYRDLVLPEESGLLVPTMGPSATEGVDLLAPMCFDNHTHLLLAQRMAVDVPAMAGAIRRLAESPGLRREMGRAGVRNASGYSWRAVAGRYADLWEKLWTREVPESPGTRHPSAVVYARVFAGFPAEVVGSAVTLTASRLGNAVYRGQDFPLVYEGLEAVVDEQAMRAVLVFARKPVAAAELTEKLMAAQPGMNAEKAQALVLWCLKHDLLERTHA
- a CDS encoding amphi-Trp domain-containing protein yields the protein MGEKTVLMDVKETMLRYDAAVMLRNLADDLAQGKIATSGGDVEIGGTLKVECKGKRKPKAEGAKASIKIELSWHAPDA
- a CDS encoding glycosyltransferase, with the protein product MPDPPGVHHHVLLERRGGAAGVARTLARMQASERSVSLSFEAAEPGGAEPGGLESFLCPPDRLAGCAPAGRIVHVHATKDWGGLLSGFLSVPRPLVVTAHDCALITGGCVYPASCPKHELGCPDPCPRDYPDTKRTRAERHALVRDVRPAMVSPSSWLAGLLRREWPDLAVKVVPNGVVVPPELMEKASARAKLGIAPEARVALFLAHGGTRAGYKGGGRYEALFARIAALVPGALGVVAGGEAAERHGGMLFLPYLEGEMLSVVLCASDVLVYPSLADNHPLIVLEAMAHGLPVASYAVGGIVEQVLDAVTGRLAFPMDEDGLVSAASALLTDHSLARAMGENGRQRALRHFTAERMAADYAKVYARLVAVPGGSSPDQGQMG
- a CDS encoding cellulose synthase subunit BcsC-related outer membrane protein — translated: MKRYRAIIYAALLTGLCGVASAQTAAPVVERQGQGPSVVRESESPGVRTTPQEPSSVERSAQPGRRAGSGDADGVAIPADQLVAAGWERFKAGDWLLAEDAFAKALATARGETALRARLGLGYTSVRLGKLPQARENFQAAVDAGYNLQETLPALLTVLKAQGDREALKRYAAMLPESQRGQWAEVKPEEAAPSPTQTAQAPAAEAGVRQAFTLAGANPPAAKLQAMLARYAGALGSCSDADVFLKIAQGLSGQGQSAQARPVLTKLLSCPRLDFGIRLGAFYELAAITPPDIAREHLHRYQETAKGLTEKQLQSLRELAVVLDKKEMGQPGIIKSRRLELAGDILKASPGDPDARAALAWDALDKGEPAKAYDAFRALKDQYPSRQDVLAGLGYCLYHLGRLDEALAVASAQSGDPAMKDLAYQVYVKKAFAAVEAKDYPLATAMAKKAAGVWPEGAEVREVEGWTAFGKGDFTQAYAVFQERYAATGDKRYLSPMLLALSRSGQRVKAFSTAAQLAADANPEGKAAAAGFYKDQNAPILAASASDNKDPATANAATQMADAVGFVRSKTGDSGFSRLTEWSAPASYSLAGRDGWRLTGAFTPTFLSSGNAPAIPYAGSYYAQASGVPPRNSLITDLTVYTPSLSLDVEGPYKLRFQGGTTPLGGPIAVMPTFTANASAPEWEVQLHQKPVTESILSWVGQRDPYGSKTWGRVLRSGGQGAYVFTPAEKWFVSAGGGAEYIWGHNVADNAGVKGNLSAGRTFDILDNQLALGAFGTIKHYARNLNFYTFGNGGYYSPDLLFIAGPFVRLRSPQYRDYWFDLEGSVGYMYERTAGASKYPVTGASVFAPTSGQIAEIGGSYSGKSDTKFSYSAKGEALKLLTPYLAAGVFGGVNNAADFREAYGGLGLRLYLDPQASFWAPKGLFRYYTPLASD
- a CDS encoding glycosyl hydrolase family 8; translated protein: MRLQQSFLRHLVPWKWDVSTAPRLGCVCALSVLLFCSPSMAHAQVPREWDSYKSKFIQQDGRVIDFVNKQMSHSEGQGFTMYLALAFGEQALFDTVWTWTRNNLVTVGRDGLAAWAWGRRDDGSWGVLDANDASDADIFLAWTLLRAGERWKNKDYIDAARAMTGAIQAKLTVEAGGRLILLPGREGFVKPGEIAFNPSYFVFPAFHDLARAGDTAFWRRLHASCRELVGKSLAGPLKLPPDWMAFSGGSLTPWGDKGRYFSYDAIRVPLYLSWDLDRASLAGFTDVIGLFKKSGSLPARFGLTPGADDEGEAPAGFYAVLARAAETLGDGPGAAALWEKAEAKLANEKEDYYSHVLFLMSKTRGLQ
- a CDS encoding DsrE family protein, coding for MTKFLFVLSRGPEDTTRSVRALFLAKVAANKGHDVTVFLLDEAVYWVNLGMAEKVRIPTGDALIDQINELRSKNVKFLVCKPCAEARLIGEDDLPAGFEISTAAVLIDMAVEAKVFSF